Proteins co-encoded in one Prevotella sp. E13-27 genomic window:
- a CDS encoding AraC family transcriptional regulator: MKKLLTLAIILMVTTIAVSAQTPPIHTHNYTTRDGLGSNVVNCGLQDHQGYLWFGTNHGLTRFDGHRFANFYIEENGKRQIEGITHIVEDTIHNVLLMSGRDYRLLCFDLTMMRFVSAEGMVFPKDQTNEKDEGLYMARARELGIERGNRTDRRHDLHYAKLNDGHEIFATIDNGFFVYEPQSRQLQHYSSTDEQPVIESDYINGIMQDRSGGIWLLTTFAGIYKLDIGEERLRSHQLAPNIRSFAQLDDETIAVGDMDGNVFLYNIDTYEKRLAFNKGSRAYTINKDGNGRLWIGTRGGGVWISEGTSAEHIDNLPARQIYDIHFAHDGTTWIATLDGGLIEGHQQADGSYSFVQHLTGERIHELDTDLNGRLWVATENGILRKDGAKTDTIFNRGKVVCICHSPNGTVWAGSNGYGLIKITDNSISFIQADNGLANNCVESVVCDNEGNVIAGTDQGISIVSSTDGSVRNIYSTQGLRTNTYNENAILYTTSGRIFLGSLTGLAEVLPQHIAVSPLVSSPIITRLDVNDMPRYEHLTDKIELSYDRNNLCFYFSAFAYHDMSSVIYSYWLEGIDSDWRPSTKESQALFTNLSPGHYRLHVRCRLAGTTWSHETVCNIFIAQPWYWTWWARLFYLLITALLVGYEWKQYQQRLSLRRQLDQRLTALYAVEAQHEPEEKHQETEENMSNPEEAQGEDTITDEQNQTNQKDKEFLSKLDRLILENLLQSDLDVNFIAKEMFVSYSTLHRRIKSLTGMTANEYVRKHRLAKAMSLLRNGYNSTEVSMQCGFNSPSYFTRCFKAEFGILPSEV, translated from the coding sequence ATGAAGAAGCTACTGACTTTGGCAATAATCCTTATGGTGACGACAATTGCTGTCTCGGCACAGACACCACCTATTCATACACATAATTACACCACACGCGACGGACTGGGTAGCAATGTGGTGAACTGCGGATTGCAAGACCATCAGGGCTATCTCTGGTTTGGCACTAACCACGGCCTGACACGCTTCGACGGTCACCGTTTTGCAAACTTCTATATTGAAGAAAATGGTAAACGACAAATCGAAGGCATCACACACATCGTGGAAGATACCATCCACAACGTACTGCTGATGAGCGGTAGAGATTATAGGCTACTATGTTTCGACCTTACCATGATGCGGTTTGTCAGTGCTGAGGGAATGGTGTTCCCCAAGGACCAGACAAATGAGAAGGATGAGGGTTTGTATATGGCTCGTGCGCGGGAGTTGGGCATCGAACGAGGCAATCGTACGGATCGTCGCCACGACCTCCACTATGCTAAGCTAAACGATGGACACGAAATATTCGCCACCATTGACAATGGCTTTTTTGTTTACGAACCTCAAAGCCGACAGTTGCAGCACTACAGTTCCACTGATGAGCAGCCGGTCATAGAGTCCGATTATATCAATGGCATAATGCAAGACCGGTCGGGAGGGATATGGCTACTGACTACCTTTGCGGGTATCTATAAGCTTGATATAGGAGAAGAGAGGCTGCGTTCCCATCAGTTGGCACCGAATATCCGTTCATTTGCCCAACTGGATGACGAGACGATTGCCGTGGGCGACATGGACGGCAATGTTTTTCTCTATAATATCGATACATACGAAAAGCGTCTTGCTTTTAATAAAGGCTCACGCGCATATACTATCAACAAGGATGGCAATGGACGCCTGTGGATAGGCACTCGTGGCGGCGGCGTATGGATAAGTGAAGGAACATCTGCCGAGCATATTGACAATCTCCCTGCCCGACAAATCTATGACATACATTTCGCCCACGATGGCACGACATGGATTGCCACCCTCGATGGCGGACTTATAGAGGGACACCAGCAGGCAGACGGCTCTTATTCCTTTGTACAGCACCTCACAGGAGAAAGAATCCACGAACTTGACACTGACCTTAACGGACGCCTATGGGTTGCCACCGAAAACGGAATACTCAGAAAGGATGGAGCGAAGACAGACACCATATTCAATCGGGGAAAGGTGGTGTGCATATGCCATTCTCCCAACGGAACCGTATGGGCAGGCAGCAATGGCTATGGACTCATAAAGATTACAGACAACAGCATCAGCTTTATCCAGGCAGACAACGGACTCGCCAACAACTGTGTAGAGTCGGTAGTCTGTGACAATGAAGGAAACGTCATAGCAGGAACAGACCAAGGCATCTCCATTGTAAGTAGCACTGACGGCTCTGTGCGGAACATCTATTCCACACAAGGGCTTAGGACTAACACCTACAACGAAAATGCCATCTTGTACACCACGAGCGGACGTATCTTCCTTGGCAGTCTGACAGGATTGGCAGAGGTGCTCCCACAGCACATAGCCGTAAGTCCATTGGTCAGTTCGCCCATCATCACCCGTCTTGACGTCAACGACATGCCCCGCTATGAGCATCTGACGGACAAAATAGAGCTGTCTTACGACCGAAACAATCTCTGCTTCTATTTCTCTGCGTTTGCCTATCACGACATGTCGTCAGTCATCTACAGCTATTGGCTGGAAGGTATAGACAGTGACTGGCGCCCTTCAACGAAAGAGAGCCAGGCTCTTTTCACCAATCTGTCGCCAGGCCACTACCGCCTGCATGTACGCTGTCGTCTGGCAGGAACGACATGGAGCCATGAAACCGTCTGCAACATATTTATTGCCCAGCCTTGGTACTGGACATGGTGGGCACGCCTGTTCTATCTTCTCATCACCGCCCTGCTCGTCGGCTACGAGTGGAAGCAGTACCAGCAGCGCCTGTCGTTGCGCCGACAGCTAGACCAGCGACTCACAGCACTCTATGCTGTTGAAGCTCAACATGAGCCAGAAGAAAAACATCAGGAAACGGAAGAAAACATGTCCAATCCTGAGGAAGCCCAGGGCGAGGACACCATCACCGATGAGCAAAATCAAACTAATCAGAAGGACAAAGAGTTCCTGAGCAAACTCGACCGACTTATTCTTGAAAACCTGCTACAAAGCGACCTTGATGTCAACTTCATCGCTAAGGAGATGTTTGTCAGCTACTCCACCCTTCACCGCCGCATAAAATCGCTCACTGGCATGACTGCCAATGAATATGTACGCAAGCACCGTCTGGCCAAGGCCATGTCGCTTCTTCGCAACGGATACAATTCTACGGAGGTCTCCATGCAATGCGGTTTCAATTCGCCCAGCTACTTCACCCGCTGCTTCAAGGCAGAATTTGGCATCCTTCCATCGGAAGTTTAA
- a CDS encoding DUF3791 domain-containing protein, whose product MEATVRKTQFATLAIGATARQMGITATELHNRLKRHGLVRRLLLDCYDTLHAESIDGVVWNVEQALKNWEEKEGGQR is encoded by the coding sequence ATGGAAGCAACGGTACGGAAGACACAGTTTGCCACGCTGGCCATCGGAGCCACGGCACGGCAAATGGGCATCACGGCCACAGAGCTGCACAACCGACTGAAGCGCCACGGACTGGTGCGCCGGCTGCTGCTCGACTGCTACGACACGCTACACGCCGAGAGCATCGACGGCGTGGTGTGGAACGTGGAGCAGGCCCTGAAGAACTGGGAAGAAAAGGAAGGAGGCCAGCGATGA
- a CDS encoding DUF3990 domain-containing protein, whose amino-acid sequence MTTLYHGSSVSVPEPLTGVGRRELDFGPGFYLTNLREQAERWARRVCIVRAADTPLLSFYEFDESLLPADVRRLRLEHYDQQWLDFIVSSRRGEEPWRDYDIIEGGVANDQVIDTVEDYYAGRITAEQAIGQLRFAKPTHQMCISRQAIVDHCLRFVGTEAVTEKGGQG is encoded by the coding sequence ATGACGACGCTCTATCACGGATCATCGGTCAGCGTGCCCGAGCCTCTGACGGGTGTAGGCCGCAGGGAACTGGACTTCGGTCCTGGCTTCTACCTGACCAACCTGCGCGAGCAGGCCGAGCGCTGGGCACGCCGCGTGTGCATAGTCCGTGCAGCCGACACGCCTCTGCTCTCCTTCTATGAGTTCGACGAGAGCCTGCTGCCCGCCGACGTTCGCCGCCTCCGTCTGGAGCACTACGACCAGCAGTGGCTCGACTTCATTGTCAGCAGCCGCCGCGGCGAGGAGCCTTGGCGCGACTACGACATCATCGAGGGCGGCGTGGCCAACGACCAGGTGATCGACACCGTCGAAGACTACTACGCCGGCCGCATCACCGCTGAGCAGGCCATCGGCCAGTTGCGCTTTGCCAAGCCCACGCACCAGATGTGCATCAGTCGTCAGGCCATCGTAGACCACTGCCTGCGTTTCGTCGGCACCGAGGCCGTAACCGAGAAAGGAGGCCAAGGATGA
- a CDS encoding DUF3791 domain-containing protein, whose translation MRDQVLWRKEGRIADLLAERLDIDTERALDILYNSRTYALLENPDSGLQLQSDEYILNDLLREMED comes from the coding sequence ATGAGAGACCAGGTACTTTGGCGCAAGGAGGGCCGCATAGCCGACCTGCTGGCCGAGCGCCTCGACATTGACACCGAGCGCGCGCTCGACATCCTCTACAACTCGCGCACCTACGCCCTGCTCGAAAACCCCGATAGCGGCCTGCAGCTGCAGAGCGATGAGTACATACTCAACGACTTGCTGCGAGAGATGGAAGACTAA
- a CDS encoding type II toxin-antitoxin system RelE/ParE family toxin, with translation MRVIWQEPAKVGRRQVAAYIRKEFGTKRAKKFKQEVDDTVKQLMHSPGIGQIDPLFSDRAMTYRSVIINGLNKLVYFVNDDTIYIAGFWDTRREPTDEAAQTE, from the coding sequence ATGAGAGTTATTTGGCAGGAACCTGCGAAGGTGGGCAGACGTCAGGTTGCCGCCTACATTCGCAAGGAGTTTGGTACTAAGCGGGCCAAGAAGTTCAAGCAGGAGGTTGATGACACAGTTAAGCAGCTCATGCACAGTCCAGGCATCGGGCAGATCGATCCGCTGTTCAGCGACCGTGCGATGACTTACCGCAGCGTTATCATCAATGGGCTGAACAAGCTGGTGTATTTCGTCAATGACGATACCATCTACATTGCTGGCTTCTGGGACACGCGCAGGGAGCCGACAGACGAGGCAGCCCAGACAGAGTAG
- a CDS encoding helix-turn-helix transcriptional regulator encodes MHIEEAKRLQTQNDMYEQILEDAIFMMLYAVVTVLAALGSVYLLFRRGNAFAADVTPPLRLRRWTAAFLAVIALGHVWYWPGTMMADGDAAALWMLIGALLDCLLTIPVALVVMLCMLQDKRRPLWPVWLAMVPLVIMMGVNIANRSYALMPWMQGYFLLASIGFMIYMVFEVRQYGRWLRDNYADLEHKEVWQSLLVLAVIMFLFVYYVTGYGSITYEFIIQLCGIALVAYLLWRVETLQDLNLGFHPTFSLPRHSPNLFGLCSRLHENVPISSENIVVADATPIDDSDAMDTMIATEEKEEADASLSVRNNIGPLLRQHCEEPQLYLQYDLSLTQLATLIGVNRSYLSKHFALQGITYNTYINDLRIRHFVSLCQERAAAHQPLSVQQLSLDSGFRSYSTFNGAFKQVMHTTATEWLRLLAE; translated from the coding sequence TTGCATATCGAAGAAGCGAAAAGGCTGCAAACACAAAACGATATGTACGAACAGATACTGGAAGATGCGATATTTATGATGCTTTATGCCGTCGTCACAGTGCTGGCGGCGCTGGGCAGCGTTTACCTGTTGTTCCGGCGGGGCAACGCCTTTGCTGCCGACGTCACGCCGCCATTGCGGCTCAGGCGCTGGACGGCTGCGTTCCTGGCGGTCATCGCCTTGGGCCACGTGTGGTACTGGCCGGGAACCATGATGGCCGATGGCGATGCGGCTGCGCTGTGGATGCTCATCGGCGCGCTGCTCGACTGTCTGCTGACCATCCCCGTGGCCCTTGTCGTCATGCTCTGCATGTTGCAAGACAAACGCCGGCCGCTGTGGCCCGTGTGGCTTGCTATGGTGCCGCTGGTCATTATGATGGGGGTGAACATTGCTAACCGCAGTTACGCCCTAATGCCGTGGATGCAGGGCTATTTCCTGCTGGCAAGCATCGGCTTTATGATATATATGGTGTTCGAGGTGCGACAGTACGGGCGCTGGCTGCGCGACAACTATGCCGACCTGGAGCACAAGGAGGTGTGGCAGAGTCTGCTGGTATTGGCGGTCATCATGTTCCTGTTCGTCTATTACGTGACGGGCTATGGCAGCATCACCTACGAGTTCATCATCCAGCTGTGCGGCATCGCGCTCGTGGCCTATCTGCTGTGGCGCGTGGAGACGCTGCAGGATCTAAATCTTGGATTTCATCCGACCTTTTCCTTGCCTCGGCATAGTCCAAACCTGTTTGGCCTCTGTTCTCGGCTGCATGAAAACGTTCCCATTTCATCGGAGAATATCGTCGTCGCAGACGCTACACCCATCGACGATAGCGATGCGATGGATACGATGATCGCTACGGAAGAGAAGGAAGAGGCTGACGCCTCGCTGTCCGTTCGCAATAACATCGGGCCGTTGCTCAGGCAGCATTGCGAGGAGCCGCAGCTCTATCTGCAGTACGACCTCTCCCTCACGCAGCTGGCCACGCTGATAGGCGTCAACCGCTCGTACCTCAGCAAGCACTTCGCCCTGCAGGGCATCACTTACAACACCTATATCAACGACCTGCGTATCCGCCACTTCGTCAGTCTCTGCCAGGAGCGTGCCGCCGCGCACCAGCCCCTGTCCGTTCAGCAGCTGTCCCTTGATAGTGGTTTCCGCAGCTACAGCACGTTCAACGGTGCCTTCAAGCAGGTCATGCATACAACGGCGACGGAATGGCTGCGTCTCCTCGCTGAGTAG
- a CDS encoding DUF6169 family protein, which produces MRLSADRINRKSPYWVIQLDELTFRFVTKNGILYRVGFYQDRFFLGSRAYHFFIANDSEASAPKDGDVFRVITCVLEEFFRQDASVMLYICDPHDHREAIRDSLYKRWFNGYTHKRRLTLETAEINFDNYIVYTGMILRNDHPEYDELLTAYREFVQRASSLYQIQPK; this is translated from the coding sequence ATGAGACTGTCTGCCGACCGCATAAATAGGAAATCACCTTACTGGGTGATTCAGTTGGATGAACTCACGTTCCGTTTCGTTACCAAAAACGGAATATTGTATCGCGTTGGGTTCTACCAGGACAGGTTTTTTCTGGGAAGCCGTGCATACCATTTCTTCATCGCCAACGACAGTGAGGCCAGCGCCCCGAAGGATGGCGACGTGTTTAGGGTAATCACGTGCGTACTGGAAGAGTTTTTCAGGCAAGACGCATCGGTGATGCTCTACATCTGTGATCCTCACGACCACCGCGAAGCCATCAGGGACAGCCTGTATAAGCGATGGTTCAACGGCTACACCCACAAAAGAAGGCTGACGCTGGAAACTGCTGAAATCAACTTCGACAACTACATTGTATATACGGGCATGATTCTGCGCAACGATCATCCCGAATACGACGAACTGTTGACAGCATACAGAGAGTTCGTACAACGAGCAAGCAGTCTGTATCAGATACAGCCCAAATAG
- a CDS encoding response regulator — protein MATTQLPTAGQLLVSISDLSMLNDIKKAISMLKGVTAVKKQKVKEYDITKTAGYREAMDDVKNGRVYHAESVDDMFKQILGEEAFSKIRRSNV, from the coding sequence ATGGCAACAACACAATTACCCACAGCAGGCCAGCTATTGGTAAGCATCAGCGACCTGTCGATGCTGAATGACATCAAGAAGGCCATCAGCATGCTGAAAGGCGTGACGGCTGTGAAGAAGCAAAAGGTCAAGGAGTACGACATCACCAAGACCGCGGGTTACCGCGAGGCGATGGACGACGTGAAAAACGGCAGAGTGTATCACGCAGAGAGCGTGGACGACATGTTCAAGCAGATACTTGGCGAGGAGGCATTTAGCAAAATCCGCAGAAGCAATGTATAG
- a CDS encoding type II toxin-antitoxin system YafQ family toxin encodes MYSIDYTKRFNKDLKRCMKRGLDLQLIHDAIALLRTNGTLPAKYRPHKLSGNRDGQWECHIEPDWLMTWNQNDTELTLLFLQTGTHSDLF; translated from the coding sequence ATGTATAGCATCGATTACACCAAGCGCTTCAATAAAGATTTGAAGCGCTGTATGAAGCGAGGCCTTGACTTGCAGCTGATTCACGACGCAATCGCCCTGCTCAGAACTAACGGCACTCTGCCTGCGAAGTATCGCCCCCACAAGTTATCGGGCAACCGTGACGGTCAGTGGGAGTGTCACATCGAACCTGACTGGTTGATGACATGGAATCAGAATGACACCGAGCTGACGCTCCTGTTCCTGCAAACCGGCACACACTCAGACTTGTTCTGA
- a CDS encoding type II toxin-antitoxin system YafQ family toxin translates to MYEIRMTKTFRKDTERCRKRGYDMELLKTAIRLLEADGKLPTAYRPHKLSGQYDGCWECHLKPDWLLIWEQNDIELVLLFTGTGTHADLF, encoded by the coding sequence ATGTACGAAATCAGAATGACCAAGACGTTCCGCAAGGACACGGAACGCTGTCGCAAACGCGGCTACGACATGGAGCTTCTTAAGACGGCCATCCGACTGCTTGAGGCCGACGGCAAACTTCCCACAGCGTATCGTCCCCACAAGTTGTCGGGACAATACGACGGCTGTTGGGAGTGCCATCTGAAACCTGACTGGCTCCTCATCTGGGAGCAAAACGACATCGAGCTGGTACTCTTGTTCACAGGAACAGGCACACACGCAGACTTGTTCTGA
- a CDS encoding DUF6722 family protein, translating into MSTRREKAKAQKLQLNKQLEAANSENQKPNMESTWIENLGKYLLDISKYVTTGVVIASLFKDIDDSYTIYVVGTIVAVSTLIVGLVLTNKKRKKEE; encoded by the coding sequence ATGTCAACGAGACGTGAAAAGGCAAAAGCGCAGAAACTGCAACTAAACAAACAGCTGGAAGCTGCGAATTCGGAGAATCAAAAGCCGAATATGGAGAGTACTTGGATAGAGAATCTGGGTAAGTATCTGCTCGACATTTCGAAATATGTCACGACAGGTGTTGTAATTGCCTCTTTGTTCAAAGACATAGACGATAGTTATACAATATATGTTGTTGGTACGATTGTGGCAGTCTCTACACTGATAGTGGGATTAGTATTAACGAATAAGAAAAGAAAAAAGGAGGAATAA
- a CDS encoding DUF6169 family protein → MIKLSLERINAKSPYEVREAGGGYEFRTEGGILYRIRFLAENPIGGCDTYQFAISKIDNVRSPHDPNISAITFIILDEFFTEYENVLLYYCDSADHREAGRNRLFIRWFEKAANPNRFTIRTTHATLEGQELYVAIIVENRNRYLKAVTDEFDSTVAAFKDKP, encoded by the coding sequence ATGATCAAGCTGTCGCTCGAGCGCATCAACGCCAAATCGCCTTACGAGGTCCGCGAAGCCGGTGGTGGCTACGAGTTCCGCACCGAGGGCGGCATACTCTACCGTATCCGCTTCCTGGCCGAGAATCCCATCGGCGGTTGCGATACCTATCAGTTTGCCATTTCTAAGATTGACAACGTTCGCTCTCCGCACGACCCTAACATCAGCGCCATTACGTTCATCATCCTCGATGAGTTCTTCACCGAATACGAGAACGTGCTGCTTTACTACTGCGATTCGGCCGACCATCGCGAGGCTGGCCGCAATCGACTGTTTATACGTTGGTTCGAGAAGGCTGCCAATCCTAACCGCTTTACCATTCGTACTACGCATGCCACCCTTGAGGGGCAGGAGTTGTATGTAGCCATCATCGTTGAGAACCGCAACCGCTATCTGAAGGCTGTCACCGACGAGTTCGACAGCACTGTCGCAGCCTTTAAAGACAAACCATAG
- a CDS encoding PCMD domain-containing protein has translation MSKNKLLLLLALLLTAATGAWAQTEITTIPNGDFETWTYDGEDMPNYWNSNATSDGSLAAMSGGKQLKRSTDVRPGSSGQYSCSIWSKSTMGVINIGILTSGRIHFGSMSSIDKANYIYSDRDGSNTKNNFTNPCAMPFTGKPTAIKVWVKYVQGGTGYGNYATAKFSATIHGDADYVAYNLAEHDNDNNKALVVASAEQEIAYNNGEWEQITIPFNYTDNDVAPAYILINAYTNAYPGKGKANDYLYIDDIELEYAPEPGIASTYTVSLKDGVKDADKWTVKVGEGEAQALPIGGLKGDGSETVTLQYNGRLKVKCVKATSEAAPAEASVPDGAINGKFSVSDGKQVYFSKGNLRYASGAWSFFDNQYDYYTSYSADAWDHFGWSTSATDYGKNTSTTNSDYSGDFVDWGATMGTGWRTLTSDEWTYLLNTRSASSVGGTDNGRYAKAKVNDVPGVILFPDTYTHPDGVNAPTGVNATGDTGWNGNSYTAADWTKMESAGCVFLPAAGMRIGTSMGGLGSNGYYWSATPNGPGNVYDVYISSGSLVSANFGSRIQGLSVRLVQEATTDAAPAKPAATVTTAPTGAAIVGVGKGTALVSGGVADGGTLWYAVTTTNTKPASTDGFSDKVPTAETITASGTVYVWYYVKADDDTHSDSEIAATAIEVPVADIVWDATNVTDIDVEGTYVSYTKEGITLSANDGEDIYAMWADNGDPKTDGISFQVYALGGFTFTAPTGKEFTKIEMNAQGFYGWNEANLGVGWTYFEDETKNIYKVTWTGSAASTDKLLPLTEDFIGENVKSIGFYLVDAE, from the coding sequence ATGAGTAAAAACAAATTATTACTTCTGCTCGCGCTGCTCTTGACGGCGGCGACGGGCGCATGGGCACAGACGGAAATCACCACGATACCCAATGGTGATTTCGAAACGTGGACTTACGATGGAGAAGATATGCCCAATTATTGGAACTCTAATGCAACATCTGATGGTAGCTTGGCTGCTATGTCGGGCGGCAAACAGTTAAAACGCTCCACCGACGTGCGCCCAGGTTCCTCCGGACAGTATTCCTGTTCCATTTGGTCAAAGAGTACAATGGGTGTGATAAACATAGGCATTTTGACCTCAGGACGCATACATTTTGGTTCTATGTCTTCTATAGATAAAGCAAACTACATCTATTCTGATCGCGATGGCAGCAATACCAAAAATAATTTCACCAATCCATGCGCCATGCCATTCACAGGCAAGCCTACGGCTATAAAGGTATGGGTGAAGTATGTGCAGGGAGGCACCGGCTATGGCAATTATGCCACTGCCAAGTTCTCTGCCACCATTCATGGCGATGCAGACTATGTAGCATACAACCTGGCTGAACATGACAACGATAACAATAAAGCGTTGGTCGTAGCATCTGCCGAGCAAGAAATAGCCTATAATAATGGCGAGTGGGAGCAAATAACTATTCCTTTCAATTACACGGACAACGATGTCGCTCCTGCCTACATCCTTATCAATGCCTATACCAATGCCTATCCTGGCAAGGGTAAGGCTAATGACTATCTTTATATAGACGACATTGAATTGGAGTATGCGCCAGAACCCGGCATCGCTTCCACCTACACCGTTTCTCTGAAGGACGGCGTGAAGGATGCCGACAAGTGGACGGTGAAGGTGGGCGAGGGCGAGGCCCAGGCGCTGCCCATCGGCGGACTGAAGGGCGACGGCTCGGAGACCGTGACGCTGCAGTACAACGGACGACTGAAGGTGAAGTGCGTGAAGGCTACAAGCGAGGCTGCACCGGCTGAGGCCAGCGTTCCCGACGGGGCCATCAACGGCAAGTTCAGCGTAAGCGATGGCAAGCAGGTTTATTTCTCGAAGGGTAACCTGCGCTACGCATCGGGTGCTTGGAGTTTCTTCGACAACCAGTATGACTATTACACAAGCTATAGCGCAGACGCATGGGACCACTTCGGCTGGAGCACATCTGCTACCGATTACGGTAAGAATACTTCTACAACCAACAGCGATTATTCCGGCGACTTCGTGGACTGGGGCGCAACGATGGGCACAGGCTGGCGCACGCTGACAAGTGACGAGTGGACATATCTGTTGAACACCCGCAGTGCATCTTCCGTGGGCGGCACCGACAACGGCCGCTATGCCAAGGCTAAGGTAAACGATGTACCGGGCGTTATCCTCTTCCCCGACACCTATACTCACCCCGACGGCGTAAATGCTCCGACAGGTGTCAACGCAACAGGCGACACTGGCTGGAATGGCAACAGCTACACCGCTGCGGATTGGACTAAGATGGAGTCTGCCGGCTGTGTGTTCCTGCCGGCTGCAGGCATGCGGATTGGCACGTCGATGGGCGGTCTGGGCTCGAACGGCTACTACTGGTCTGCTACGCCTAATGGCCCGGGCAACGTGTACGACGTGTACATCAGTTCGGGCAGTCTGGTTTCCGCGAACTTCGGCAGTCGGATCCAAGGGCTCAGCGTCCGTCTCGTTCAGGAGGCTACGACCGACGCGGCTCCGGCGAAGCCCGCGGCTACGGTGACGACGGCACCGACGGGTGCGGCGATTGTTGGCGTTGGCAAGGGCACGGCGCTGGTTAGCGGTGGCGTGGCCGACGGCGGCACGCTCTGGTATGCAGTGACCACGACGAACACGAAGCCTGCCTCGACGGATGGCTTCAGCGACAAGGTGCCCACGGCTGAGACCATCACCGCCAGTGGCACGGTATATGTTTGGTATTACGTGAAGGCCGACGACGACACGCACTCCGACAGCGAGATTGCGGCTACGGCCATTGAGGTTCCCGTGGCCGACATCGTATGGGACGCTACGAACGTCACCGACATTGATGTCGAGGGCACCTACGTGTCATATACGAAGGAGGGCATCACGCTGAGTGCTAATGACGGAGAAGATATATATGCCATGTGGGCTGATAACGGAGATCCGAAGACGGATGGCATCAGTTTCCAAGTGTACGCTCTCGGCGGCTTTACCTTCACGGCACCGACCGGCAAGGAGTTCACAAAGATCGAGATGAATGCCCAAGGTTTTTATGGATGGAATGAGGCAAATCTCGGCGTGGGATGGACATATTTTGAAGATGAAACGAAAAACATTTATAAAGTCACGTGGACGGGCAGTGCCGCCTCGACGGATAAGCTGCTGCCGCTTACTGAGGATTTCATCGGCGAAAATGTGAAAAGCATCGGGTTCTACCTGGTGGATGCAGAGTAA
- a CDS encoding GxxExxY protein — protein MDAISEYNKKYEFFREITGEAMRVHRKFRGGLLESAYEAALKYLLEQKGYAVERQVFVPMYWDNVRLDQDYRLDLLVNDNIILELKAIKHIDTPHRQQLWSYLRITRKPYGMLINFSPEGLYSEWYHFDELTGDIDRIKLM, from the coding sequence ATGGATGCAATAAGCGAATACAATAAGAAGTACGAGTTCTTCCGCGAGATAACGGGAGAAGCGATGCGCGTACACCGTAAGTTCCGTGGCGGACTGCTGGAGTCGGCCTATGAGGCTGCGCTGAAGTATCTGCTGGAGCAGAAAGGCTATGCTGTGGAGCGGCAGGTGTTCGTACCCATGTATTGGGACAACGTGCGCCTCGACCAGGACTATCGCCTCGACCTGTTGGTCAACGACAACATCATCCTGGAGCTCAAGGCCATCAAGCATATCGACACGCCGCACCGCCAGCAGCTGTGGAGCTACCTGCGCATTACTCGCAAGCCTTACGGAATGCTTATCAACTTCAGTCCTGAGGGTCTCTACTCGGAGTGGTATCACTTCGACGAGCTCACAGGCGACATCGACAGAATTAAATTAATGTGA